From Neobacillus sp. PS2-9, the proteins below share one genomic window:
- the nuoN gene encoding NADH-quinone oxidoreductase subunit NuoN, with amino-acid sequence MDFDTLKSFEWSVMTPEFIILGVSALLTLLDLFMPKKQDRRVLGWIAILGVFAAIVSVAGLLNTDVTSILEDSFTLDGFGKAFKLLLLVGSGLVLFLAVSYEKKDGLEDSHGEFYYLFLAALLGAMIMTSSGDLITLFIGLELLTVSSYILAGIRKHHVESNESAMKYVINGGISTAITLFGMSYVYGLTGTTNLFKIAQTLAAIGDPQQTYLLGLAFLMIFVGLSFKLAAAPFHMWAPDVYQGAPTPVTAFLSVVSKTAGFVIVIRILIAVFYNAAPEGGAGGETILFKMHDYLAVIAAVTMVVGNVVALKQSDIKRMFAYSSIAHAGYVLVAITTMSANLVFSIWFYLLAYMLMNLGAFAIIQVVTEKSGSTKIADFAGLYRRSPVLAVLMGILLVSLAGFPGTAGFIGKLNIFVGAFFGTPHYVLASIMIATTVVSYFYYFGVMTQMFFRPAKDESKLRVPFGIVVVLLVAVVGSVLFGVAPNLALDFLNNM; translated from the coding sequence ATGGATTTTGATACATTGAAATCATTTGAATGGAGTGTCATGACACCGGAGTTCATCATCCTTGGTGTGTCAGCACTATTAACATTGCTTGATTTATTTATGCCGAAAAAACAAGACCGACGAGTGCTTGGCTGGATCGCCATTCTCGGAGTTTTTGCAGCAATCGTGTCAGTTGCCGGGTTGTTGAACACAGATGTCACTTCGATCTTAGAAGACAGCTTTACTCTTGATGGCTTTGGCAAGGCCTTTAAACTATTGCTTCTTGTCGGATCAGGGCTAGTGCTATTTTTAGCTGTCAGCTATGAGAAAAAGGATGGATTGGAAGACAGTCACGGCGAGTTTTACTACCTGTTCTTAGCAGCGTTGCTCGGTGCGATGATTATGACTTCTAGCGGTGATTTAATCACTCTTTTCATCGGATTAGAATTATTAACGGTTTCTTCTTATATTTTAGCGGGTATTCGCAAACACCATGTAGAATCCAACGAATCTGCGATGAAATACGTCATCAACGGCGGAATTTCCACTGCGATTACGTTATTCGGAATGAGTTATGTGTACGGGTTAACCGGTACCACGAACCTTTTCAAGATCGCGCAAACTCTTGCAGCGATTGGTGATCCGCAACAGACCTACTTACTTGGTCTCGCCTTCTTAATGATTTTCGTTGGTTTATCCTTTAAGCTCGCGGCTGCTCCGTTCCATATGTGGGCACCTGACGTGTACCAAGGAGCGCCAACACCTGTTACTGCTTTCTTAAGCGTAGTTTCTAAAACAGCAGGCTTTGTCATCGTCATTCGTATCCTGATTGCTGTGTTTTACAATGCAGCACCAGAGGGTGGAGCCGGTGGTGAAACCATTCTGTTCAAGATGCATGACTACTTAGCAGTGATCGCAGCGGTAACAATGGTTGTCGGTAACGTGGTAGCCTTGAAGCAGTCAGATATTAAGAGAATGTTCGCCTATTCCAGTATCGCCCATGCAGGGTATGTGCTAGTGGCTATAACAACTATGAGTGCGAACTTAGTATTCTCGATCTGGTTCTACTTGCTTGCTTACATGCTGATGAACCTTGGTGCCTTTGCTATCATTCAAGTGGTGACGGAAAAATCAGGTTCAACAAAGATTGCTGATTTTGCTGGCCTTTACCGCCGCTCACCGGTTCTTGCAGTGTTAATGGGAATTTTACTCGTTTCCTTAGCAGGCTTCCCGGGTACAGCGGGCTTTATTGGAAAATTAAACATCTTTGTCGGAGCGTTTTTCGGAACTCCGCATTATGTGCTCGCCTCGATCATGATTGCAACAACAGTTGTTTCTTATTTCTACTATTTTGGCGTCATGACGCAGATGTTCTTCCGTCCAGCTAAGGACGAAAGCAAGCTACGTGTGCCATTTGGAATTGTGGTTGTGCTGCTGGTTGCGGTTGTCGGCTCCGTCTTGTTCGGAGTAGCGCCAAACCTAGCACTCGACTTCTTGAACAATATGTAA
- a CDS encoding hemolysin family protein — protein sequence MMMKLVSIALLIALTGFFVAIEFAIVKVRPSRIEQLLGEGKKGAVAAKRVVSHLDEYLSACQLGITVTALGLGWLGEPTVEKLLHPLMEALHLNESLTRILSIGIAFALVTFLHVVAGELAPKTAAIQKAETITLLFATPMMWFYKFMYPFIWLLNSSARMLTRMVGLKPVSEHELAHSEEELRILLSESFKSGEINENEWTYLNNIFEFDERTAKEIMVPRTEMSCLSVDDSLQKVIQTVRTEKYTRFPVMDGDKDHILGVLNVKMFLTSSILKKEQDWTLSAFIQPVIRAIESIPIHDLLVKMQSEHAHMAILMDEYGGTSGLVTVEDILEEIVGEVRDEFDAEEVAEVREFPGNNFVVDAKLGIGEVNNLLGTDLSEDGVDTIGGWFLQQNGDVELGASVEAEGYEFTVEEVDGYHILYLKIERR from the coding sequence ATGATGATGAAGTTGGTATCGATTGCTTTGTTGATTGCTTTGACCGGGTTCTTTGTGGCGATTGAATTTGCGATTGTGAAGGTTCGGCCTTCGAGAATAGAGCAATTGCTTGGGGAAGGAAAGAAGGGAGCGGTTGCCGCCAAAAGGGTGGTATCTCATTTAGATGAGTATTTATCAGCCTGTCAATTGGGGATTACAGTAACAGCATTAGGACTTGGGTGGCTTGGGGAACCAACGGTAGAAAAGCTGCTGCACCCGTTGATGGAAGCCCTCCACTTGAATGAATCACTTACCCGAATTTTATCGATAGGAATCGCCTTTGCTCTCGTCACCTTCTTGCATGTGGTCGCAGGAGAATTGGCGCCAAAGACGGCGGCAATCCAGAAAGCGGAGACGATTACGCTGCTGTTTGCTACACCAATGATGTGGTTTTACAAATTCATGTATCCGTTTATTTGGTTATTGAATAGTTCGGCACGCATGCTTACAAGAATGGTAGGATTGAAGCCGGTTTCGGAGCATGAACTAGCGCATTCGGAGGAAGAGCTTAGGATTCTTTTGTCCGAAAGCTTTAAAAGTGGAGAAATCAACGAGAACGAGTGGACCTATTTGAACAATATTTTTGAATTCGATGAGCGGACAGCCAAGGAAATTATGGTTCCGCGGACTGAGATGTCTTGTTTGTCTGTCGACGATAGTCTACAAAAAGTAATCCAAACAGTAAGGACGGAAAAATATACTCGTTTTCCGGTCATGGATGGGGACAAGGATCATATTCTAGGTGTGTTGAATGTGAAAATGTTTTTAACCTCCTCTATATTGAAGAAGGAACAAGATTGGACGCTATCAGCCTTTATCCAGCCGGTCATCCGGGCGATTGAGTCGATTCCGATTCATGATTTGTTGGTGAAGATGCAATCGGAACATGCGCATATGGCGATTTTGATGGATGAATATGGAGGAACGTCTGGGTTAGTGACGGTCGAGGATATCCTGGAGGAAATTGTCGGTGAGGTAAGAGATGAATTTGACGCCGAAGAAGTCGCGGAGGTCAGAGAATTTCCGGGAAATAATTTTGTTGTCGATGCCAAGCTGGGTATCGGTGAGGTGAACAATCTACTCGGTACAGATTTATCGGAAGATGGCGTCGATACAATCGGCGGATGGTTTCTACAACAAAATGGCGATGTCGAGTTGGGGGCTTCTGTAGAAGCTGAGGGCTATGAGTTTACCGTGGAAGAGGTAGATGGGTATCATATTTTGTATCTAAAAATTGAGAGACGATGA
- a CDS encoding anti-sigma regulatory factor, whose amino-acid sequence MDNESCVKIITEWDIVAARQLGRNVAKELGFGSVDQARITTAISELARNIYLYAGTGEIEIDRMYELGKCGLKVIASDKGPGIHDIRKVMEDGFTTSGGLGAGLPGVKRLMDEFSITSKVGEGTSIQVVKWLR is encoded by the coding sequence ATGGATAACGAATCCTGTGTGAAAATCATAACTGAATGGGATATCGTTGCAGCGCGTCAGCTTGGGAGAAACGTTGCAAAGGAGCTTGGATTCGGTTCGGTTGACCAAGCAAGGATCACAACAGCGATTTCGGAACTGGCCCGCAATATTTATCTGTACGCTGGAACAGGCGAAATCGAAATTGACCGCATGTATGAATTAGGAAAATGCGGCTTAAAGGTTATTGCTTCGGACAAAGGTCCAGGCATTCATGATATAAGAAAAGTAATGGAAGATGGATTTACCACATCGGGTGGCTTAGGGGCAGGATTACCAGGGGTGAAACGATTAATGGATGAGTTCAGCATTACTTCTAAGGTGGGAGAAGGAACGAGCATTCAGGTGGTGAAATGGCTTCGCTAG
- a CDS encoding mechanosensitive ion channel, with translation MHVNEMMMGWSSYFQDLPNLIMALVVLLVGWLIAKWIGRGVEAALRKTSFDDKLFSKFGKRKYSSETIIGKIVYYLLLVVVWTIFFNMLSLSFIATPFVQMLSTITAAIPNLLKAALILLFAWVVAFLLSNLFTKAAARFNLESHLVKRKLAKGEIDAMNKVNSISKVIFYLVLLLFLPGVLGALHMEGISKPFAQTLSVLLAFIPKLFAAALIVFIGWLIAKIVRDVLTNLLTNVGLEKVSQRLGFDQSVDGRASLANIIGNIAFILILLPTIITALEKLDLKGVSEPAISMLRAVLSMIPNIAVAVLLILAGIWLGKMVEKIVTQMLWRVRFDSLFHRMGVGSLTPDASKTTLSQLVGLLAKIVVVLLFTVEALQIVHLNFLVTLATGVIAYLPMLFAALVILGIGLYVGHLVERILQNVLKQTYSRTLAAVAKYAVFAITIFMALDQLGVAHSIVNAAFILVLGGLALAFGLAFGIGGKDFAAKYLRKLDQKLEE, from the coding sequence ATGCACGTAAACGAAATGATGATGGGCTGGTCCTCTTATTTTCAAGACCTTCCCAACTTAATCATGGCATTAGTAGTGCTATTAGTGGGCTGGCTGATCGCCAAGTGGATTGGCCGAGGCGTAGAAGCGGCCTTAAGAAAGACCAGCTTTGACGATAAGCTATTCTCAAAGTTTGGTAAGCGAAAATACTCATCAGAAACGATAATTGGAAAAATAGTTTACTATCTTTTATTAGTAGTAGTTTGGACGATCTTCTTTAATATGTTGAGCTTAAGCTTTATTGCCACACCATTCGTTCAAATGCTATCGACCATTACGGCGGCAATTCCTAATCTATTAAAAGCAGCACTTATCTTACTGTTTGCCTGGGTGGTCGCGTTCTTGCTGTCCAATCTTTTCACAAAAGCAGCAGCCCGCTTCAATTTAGAAAGTCATTTAGTGAAACGGAAGCTGGCAAAAGGTGAAATTGATGCGATGAATAAAGTGAACAGCATCTCGAAGGTGATTTTCTACTTAGTACTTCTCTTATTTTTACCAGGAGTATTAGGAGCACTGCATATGGAAGGCATCTCAAAGCCTTTTGCGCAAACCTTATCTGTGTTACTCGCGTTTATTCCGAAATTATTTGCAGCCGCATTGATTGTTTTCATCGGCTGGTTGATTGCCAAAATTGTTCGTGATGTGTTAACAAACCTATTAACGAACGTAGGGCTGGAAAAAGTAAGTCAGCGTTTAGGCTTCGATCAATCCGTAGATGGACGAGCGAGCCTTGCAAATATTATTGGAAATATCGCGTTTATCTTAATCTTACTTCCAACAATTATTACGGCTTTAGAAAAATTAGATTTGAAGGGCGTTTCGGAACCAGCAATCAGCATGCTTCGTGCGGTACTGTCGATGATTCCAAACATCGCTGTGGCCGTGTTGTTGATTTTAGCAGGAATTTGGCTTGGAAAAATGGTGGAGAAAATCGTCACCCAAATGCTGTGGCGAGTAAGGTTTGATAGTCTATTCCATAGAATGGGCGTCGGCTCATTAACTCCGGATGCTTCGAAGACAACCTTATCACAGTTGGTAGGGTTGCTGGCAAAAATCGTAGTGGTTCTGTTATTCACAGTGGAAGCCTTGCAAATTGTACATCTAAACTTCTTAGTGACACTCGCGACCGGCGTCATTGCATATTTACCAATGCTGTTTGCGGCCCTTGTCATCCTGGGGATTGGTTTATATGTGGGGCACTTGGTGGAACGAATCTTACAGAATGTGCTGAAACAAACCTACTCTCGCACACTAGCGGCGGTAGCGAAATACGCTGTGTTTGCGATTACCATCTTTATGGCACTAGACCAACTCGGTGTCGCACATAGCATTGTCAATGCTGCCTTCATCCTTGTCCTTGGTGGACTGGCCCTCGCCTTTGGACTAGCCTTCGGAATCGGAGGAAAAGATTTCGCAGCCAAATATCTACGCAAACTAGACCAAAAACTCGAGGAGTAA
- a CDS encoding STAS domain-containing protein → MENATRMIEFIQANRGQLLQEWVEKMSSMDEQKLSTVITDQVYTNIGDEYINILVHDLINQDNQAKNKMRDFAQKLVQLGWNLNFIMDSLMEFSKIMFFHMVGESSEKEQIEFGWAYDKWVTPINKEVLNHYASSWQRTVSLQKIALQELSAPLIPIFDNITVMPLVGTIDTDRAKRIMENLLQGVVKHHAQVVLIDITGVPVVDTMVAHHIIQASEAVRLVGAKCLIVGIRPEIAQTIVNLGINLNQVVTKNSLQKGVAAALEMTNRKIVSVGE, encoded by the coding sequence ATGGAAAACGCAACTCGAATGATTGAGTTTATTCAAGCGAACAGGGGACAGCTTTTACAAGAGTGGGTAGAAAAAATGAGCTCGATGGATGAGCAGAAACTTTCAACTGTCATAACCGACCAAGTCTATACGAATATTGGCGATGAATATATTAATATATTAGTTCATGATTTAATTAATCAGGACAACCAAGCGAAGAACAAAATGAGAGATTTCGCGCAAAAATTGGTCCAATTAGGCTGGAATCTAAACTTTATTATGGACAGCTTAATGGAGTTTTCCAAAATTATGTTTTTTCACATGGTGGGAGAGTCTTCAGAAAAGGAACAGATTGAATTCGGCTGGGCCTATGATAAGTGGGTAACGCCGATTAACAAAGAAGTGCTCAATCACTATGCATCGTCCTGGCAAAGGACGGTTTCTTTGCAAAAAATTGCTCTTCAGGAATTGTCAGCGCCGCTAATTCCGATTTTTGACAATATCACCGTTATGCCATTGGTCGGCACAATCGATACCGATAGAGCAAAGCGGATCATGGAAAATTTACTGCAGGGTGTCGTGAAGCATCATGCACAAGTGGTGTTAATAGATATTACGGGTGTGCCTGTAGTAGATACGATGGTGGCCCATCATATTATTCAAGCGTCAGAAGCGGTACGATTGGTGGGGGCTAAGTGTTTAATCGTCGGCATTCGACCGGAGATAGCACAAACCATCGTTAACTTAGGGATTAACCTTAATCAGGTCGTTACGAAAAACAGCCTGCAAAAAGGGGTTGCCGCTGCATTGGAAATGACAAATCGGAAAATCGTCTCAGTGGGGGAATAA
- the nuoL gene encoding NADH-quinone oxidoreductase subunit L, with amino-acid sequence MMENAWLIPLFPLLSFLILLLFGKRLKEASSYVGILLTLASLVYSILVLFERFSEPTYVTKFDWLTIGDLHLTAGFEVNQLNALMLFIVSLVSFLVHTYSKGYMHGDERFPVFYAYLGLFTFAMLGLVLSPNLLQTYIFWELVGVGSFLLIGFYFYKEEAKAAAKKAFIMTRIGDVGLFIGMSLLFWETKSFEYSDIFAAVEAGKISPTMITLTAILIFIGAVGKSGQFPLHTWLPDAMEGPTPVSALIHAATMVAAGVYLVAALFPLFLASQTALLTIAVIGAFTAIFAASIGLVQTDIKRVLAYSTVSQLGYMMLALGSAGYVAGVFHLMTHAFFKALLFLAAGSVIHAVHTQNIEEMGGLWKKLKLTGPLFLIGTLAISGVPLFSGFFSKDEILVAAWEGGHPVLFLLALIAAFMTAFYMFRLFFLVFTGEARGDQKHVHESPSNMTFPMILLGVLAVVAGYVNTPWFGTFLGDWLVDGNEALAHHGHVEGPVWIMIAATLVSLAGIFLAYMMYYKRSLARNWLSGTGDTLHTILFNKYYVDEFYQLTVVAATKAISYFLRFIDVFLVEGLVKGVVGIVQGLGQTGSKMQTGQVQTYGAVAFIGLAVLAVIFALTGGYLR; translated from the coding sequence ATGATGGAGAATGCATGGCTCATACCGCTTTTCCCGCTATTATCGTTTTTGATCCTTCTTCTATTCGGTAAGCGGTTGAAGGAGGCAAGCAGTTATGTGGGGATTTTGCTCACGCTGGCGTCGCTTGTCTATTCAATCCTTGTGTTATTTGAGCGCTTTTCAGAGCCAACTTACGTCACGAAATTTGACTGGCTCACGATAGGAGATCTGCATCTAACAGCGGGCTTTGAAGTGAATCAATTAAATGCATTAATGCTGTTTATCGTATCGCTCGTAAGTTTCTTAGTACATACCTACTCCAAAGGGTACATGCATGGAGACGAGCGGTTTCCAGTATTCTATGCCTACTTAGGATTATTTACCTTTGCAATGCTTGGGCTGGTTCTTTCACCAAACCTGTTGCAAACTTATATTTTCTGGGAACTTGTCGGTGTCGGTTCGTTCCTATTAATCGGCTTTTATTTTTACAAAGAAGAAGCGAAGGCCGCTGCGAAAAAGGCGTTCATCATGACCCGTATCGGGGACGTGGGCCTATTCATCGGGATGTCTCTTCTATTCTGGGAAACGAAAAGCTTTGAATATAGTGATATTTTCGCCGCAGTAGAAGCTGGAAAGATTTCACCGACAATGATTACGTTAACTGCGATCCTTATTTTCATCGGAGCAGTCGGTAAATCAGGTCAGTTCCCACTTCACACTTGGCTACCAGATGCAATGGAAGGTCCGACACCTGTTTCGGCCCTCATCCACGCAGCGACCATGGTTGCCGCAGGGGTATATTTAGTGGCAGCACTATTCCCACTGTTCTTAGCAAGCCAAACAGCACTACTTACCATCGCCGTAATCGGTGCATTTACAGCAATCTTTGCAGCGAGCATTGGTCTTGTGCAAACGGACATTAAGCGTGTATTAGCGTACTCAACCGTTTCACAGCTTGGTTACATGATGCTTGCCCTAGGGTCTGCCGGTTATGTGGCGGGTGTGTTCCACTTAATGACTCACGCGTTCTTCAAGGCGTTACTATTCCTTGCAGCAGGTTCTGTCATTCACGCGGTTCACACACAAAACATTGAAGAAATGGGCGGGCTTTGGAAAAAGCTGAAGCTGACCGGACCGCTTTTCTTAATCGGAACACTTGCGATCAGCGGTGTGCCGTTATTTTCCGGATTCTTCTCCAAGGATGAAATCTTAGTCGCTGCATGGGAAGGCGGACATCCAGTCCTTTTCTTGCTAGCATTAATCGCAGCCTTTATGACTGCATTTTATATGTTCCGCTTGTTCTTCCTAGTTTTCACTGGGGAAGCACGTGGCGATCAAAAACATGTTCACGAATCACCGTCCAACATGACATTCCCGATGATTCTTCTCGGTGTCTTGGCAGTGGTCGCTGGTTACGTCAACACTCCATGGTTCGGTACGTTCCTTGGCGATTGGTTAGTGGACGGCAATGAAGCACTTGCACACCACGGCCATGTCGAAGGTCCAGTCTGGATTATGATTGCAGCAACACTCGTTTCTTTAGCAGGAATTTTCCTTGCTTATATGATGTACTATAAGCGTTCACTAGCCCGCAACTGGTTGAGTGGCACAGGTGACACGCTGCATACGATTCTTTTCAACAAATATTACGTTGACGAGTTCTATCAATTGACTGTCGTAGCCGCTACAAAAGCAATCAGCTACTTCTTACGCTTCATCGATGTGTTCCTTGTAGAAGGGCTAGTGAAGGGCGTAGTCGGAATCGTCCAAGGACTTGGTCAAACAGGTTCGAAGATGCAGACCGGTCAGGTTCAAACCTATGGCGCAGTGGCCTTCATCGGTCTTGCAGTATTAGCCGTCATCTTTGCATTAACAGGGGGGTACCTACGATGA
- a CDS encoding STAS domain-containing protein — translation MNGRIPILKLYNCLLISIQWELDDQTALQFQEDLLSKIHETGVGGVVIDLTSVDVIDSFIAKVLGDVVSMSHLMGAKVVLTGIQPAVAITLVELGIHLQDVRTALDLEKGLETLQRELGE, via the coding sequence ATGAATGGTAGAATACCAATTTTAAAGTTATATAACTGCCTGCTCATCTCAATTCAATGGGAGCTAGATGACCAAACCGCTTTACAATTTCAGGAAGATCTCCTTTCCAAGATTCATGAAACAGGAGTGGGCGGTGTCGTCATTGATTTGACCTCTGTGGACGTGATAGATTCCTTTATTGCCAAGGTGCTTGGCGATGTGGTCAGTATGTCCCATCTAATGGGCGCAAAAGTGGTGTTGACGGGTATCCAGCCAGCTGTAGCGATCACACTAGTAGAACTAGGGATACACCTTCAAGATGTGAGAACAGCACTAGATTTAGAAAAAGGGTTGGAAACACTACAGCGGGAGTTGGGGGAGTAA
- a CDS encoding magnesium transporter CorA family protein, protein MITYRTPTNWTWVQAKQKEIEQLTPILEHESSIDWLQQIQNNKTNCLRVSITPDGKKVVKGTLIYKQSFEEEHDVKFFHFYVTTDQWVTIDLDWGTLKHIDLQLLQSQISQSTNAVEGFMLFIAEWMNAWLVEIDRFEEDLKTLIWSIRKRNETSILELVYLRRHELLVWKSLLIPVKELKMAIEEVNLHEPCEGKIFPMTCKRIERALTLLQEYEHELDSIINLEEVISSHRGNEITKTLTVITTVFTPIMAFGALWGMNFKHMPELEWSFGYPLSIILIVISTILLYAYLKIKGWTGDLLKGKKRGSFFK, encoded by the coding sequence ATGATCACCTACCGTACACCAACCAACTGGACCTGGGTTCAGGCGAAACAAAAGGAAATTGAGCAACTCACCCCCATCCTTGAGCATGAAAGCAGCATCGATTGGCTGCAACAAATTCAAAACAACAAAACCAACTGCCTCAGGGTATCCATCACCCCTGATGGAAAAAAAGTAGTCAAAGGCACACTCATCTATAAACAAAGCTTCGAAGAGGAACATGATGTCAAATTCTTTCATTTCTATGTCACCACCGATCAATGGGTAACGATCGACCTTGATTGGGGCACCCTGAAACACATCGATCTCCAGCTCCTCCAAAGTCAAATCAGCCAAAGTACCAATGCCGTCGAAGGCTTCATGCTGTTCATCGCAGAATGGATGAATGCATGGCTGGTTGAAATTGACCGGTTTGAAGAGGACCTAAAAACCCTGATCTGGAGCATCCGCAAACGAAATGAAACGAGCATTCTCGAGCTCGTTTATTTGCGCAGGCACGAACTATTAGTGTGGAAGAGTCTCCTCATTCCGGTCAAAGAGCTAAAGATGGCAATCGAAGAAGTGAATCTTCATGAACCCTGCGAGGGGAAAATTTTCCCAATGACCTGCAAACGGATTGAACGTGCGCTGACCCTTCTCCAGGAATACGAACATGAACTAGATTCCATTATCAATTTAGAGGAAGTCATCTCCTCGCATCGGGGAAATGAAATCACGAAAACGCTAACCGTAATCACCACTGTGTTTACCCCGATTATGGCTTTCGGGGCCTTGTGGGGTATGAACTTCAAGCATATGCCCGAACTTGAATGGAGCTTTGGCTATCCATTATCGATCATTCTCATCGTCATCTCCACCATCCTTCTCTATGCGTATTTAAAGATCAAAGGCTGGACAGGAGATCTATTAAAAGGGAAAAAACGAGGCTCCTTTTTCAAGTGA
- a CDS encoding CsbD family protein, with translation MNKDQVKGNLEQAKGEAKEQWGKLTDDRSTEVDGKVDKVKGKVQEGYGDVKDKMED, from the coding sequence ATGAATAAGGACCAAGTAAAAGGAAATTTGGAACAGGCCAAAGGCGAAGCAAAAGAGCAGTGGGGCAAATTAACCGACGATCGTTCAACCGAAGTCGACGGTAAAGTGGATAAGGTCAAAGGAAAAGTACAAGAAGGCTACGGCGATGTGAAAGATAAAATGGAAGATTAA
- a CDS encoding NADH-quinone oxidoreductase subunit M produces the protein MNLHAVLSVLVFSPLLGIAVLAFMPKTQEKSIKLVGFLATLPALILALAAYLHYQWGKDLADFSVSVPWIQFRGMNGISEPIYSVYYELGLSGFQLLLVVLTAVVATLASIASIFIKKEWKGYFMLFLLLEVGMLGVFTAENLILFFIFFEVTLIPTFFLIGKWGYFEKEKAAYSFLIYNGLGSAVLLIVIMILFAKTGTSNIELLTQMMADPNTPVTGDLKLGLLIALLIAFGVKLPIFPLHSWMLKVHVQAPPSVVMIHSGILLKIGAYGLIRFGMGIFPKQFETLATIIAVLGVINLLYGAFLAFIQTDFKMVLAYSSISHMGIVLIGLAAMNEAGVQGAIFQVISHGLISALLFFLVGVLYERTDTSLIGNLGGMAKGMPIAAGFLLAGAMASLGLPGMSGFVSEFMAFLGLFKEMPWIAAVGTIGIIMTAAYLLRAVLGMTYGKSHREFTGVVDLKGVEFIPVLVLTLLIVLIGVYPSVLSSPLQTTLETIMLGLGG, from the coding sequence ATGAATTTACATGCAGTCCTTTCCGTCCTAGTATTCTCCCCTTTACTAGGTATCGCGGTTTTAGCATTCATGCCTAAAACGCAGGAAAAATCAATTAAACTAGTCGGATTTTTAGCGACTTTACCAGCTTTAATCCTGGCATTAGCGGCCTACCTCCATTATCAATGGGGTAAGGATTTAGCCGACTTTTCCGTATCGGTGCCATGGATTCAATTCCGCGGCATGAACGGGATTTCCGAGCCGATTTACTCAGTTTACTACGAGCTTGGATTAAGCGGCTTCCAGCTTCTATTAGTTGTCTTAACAGCGGTTGTTGCGACACTCGCATCCATTGCTTCCATTTTTATAAAAAAAGAATGGAAAGGTTATTTCATGCTATTCCTTCTTTTAGAAGTGGGCATGCTTGGCGTGTTTACCGCTGAAAACTTAATCCTGTTCTTTATCTTCTTTGAAGTAACACTCATTCCGACCTTCTTCTTAATCGGAAAATGGGGTTATTTTGAAAAAGAAAAAGCAGCTTACAGCTTCTTGATTTATAACGGTTTAGGTTCAGCAGTTCTGTTGATCGTGATCATGATTCTGTTTGCAAAAACAGGAACATCGAACATTGAATTATTAACACAAATGATGGCCGATCCAAATACACCGGTAACGGGTGATTTGAAGCTTGGCTTACTGATTGCGCTTTTAATTGCGTTTGGTGTGAAATTACCGATTTTCCCATTGCACAGCTGGATGCTGAAGGTGCACGTTCAGGCACCGCCATCAGTCGTTATGATTCACTCTGGTATTCTGTTAAAGATTGGTGCGTACGGCTTAATCCGTTTTGGAATGGGTATTTTTCCGAAGCAGTTTGAGACACTTGCGACCATCATTGCTGTACTTGGAGTAATCAATCTACTCTACGGGGCGTTTCTAGCGTTCATTCAAACAGACTTTAAAATGGTTTTGGCGTATTCATCCATTTCTCACATGGGAATCGTGTTAATTGGCCTTGCTGCGATGAATGAGGCAGGGGTTCAGGGTGCAATTTTCCAAGTGATTTCACACGGATTGATTTCCGCGTTGTTGTTCTTCTTGGTGGGTGTCTTGTACGAACGTACGGATACATCTTTAATCGGAAATCTAGGCGGAATGGCGAAGGGAATGCCGATTGCCGCAGGTTTCTTGCTTGCCGGTGCGATGGCATCACTCGGACTGCCAGGAATGTCTGGATTTGTCAGCGAATTTATGGCGTTCTTAGGTCTTTTCAAAGAAATGCCGTGGATTGCGGCAGTTGGTACCATTGGTATTATCATGACGGCAGCCTACTTACTGCGTGCGGTTCTAGGTATGACGTACGGCAAGTCGCACCGTGAATTTACTGGTGTGGTTGATTTAAAAGGCGTGGAATTCATTCCAGTTCTTGTTCTTACATTATTAATCGTATTAATTGGTGTGTATCCAAGTGTTCTAAGCTCTCCGTTGCAAACTACACTTGAAACAATCATGCTAGGGTTAGGGGGGTGA